The stretch of DNA ACATGGCCATTGCTGCGAGACAGTGCCACCAACAGATTTCTGTTGGAAACGACGAAGACCGTGTCACCCGCAACCCAGGGCGTCTGCGTGCCCGAAAGGTCTTGCGTCCATTGCCGCGTCCCATCGCTGAGCGAGAACGCGCCCATCCGGCCCGCATGCGAGATGGCGAGAACTTGGTTGCCTTCAATGACCGGCCGGCCCCCGATATTGTTGAGCGAAGCAGTCGAGCTGAGGCCCGTCAGAGTGGTCAGCGCGTCACCCCATTTCGGAATACCGTCGCTCTCCCTGAATGCGATGAGTTCGCCGGACGTATAGGGTGCGACCACCGTGTCATTGGCAACCGCCGGGCTCGTATTGGAGATGACCGCGGCCTGCTCGCCAACCCCCTCGAAACGCCAGACTTCGGCGCCATTCTCGGTCGAGAAGGCGAAGACCTGGTTATTCACATTGACCGCGAAGACGCGCCCGTTCACCACGGTCGGCGCGGCGCGCACCGGCACCGCTACGCTCTTGCGCCAAATGACAGCGCCATTGGACGAATCGATCGCGATGACCTCGCCGAGCCCGGTCGTCGCAAAGATGCGACGGCCATCCGAGGCGAGGCCGCCGCCAAAGGCGCCCTCTGCGCTCCGGCCTTGCGGAACGAGCGATGTTGTCCAGACCCGGCCGCCGGAGGACGCATCGAAGGCCGAAAGGGTCGCGCGCGTATCCAGCGCATAGACGCGCCCGCCGACCACGATGGGCGGCGCGCTCAGGGCACCATCGCGGTCCGAACCTTCGCCGATCGATGTGGACCATGCCACGGCCAGATTACCGCCGAGCGAGAGGTTCTGATAAGCATTTGTGGGCAGTCCGCCTGGCTGAGCCCAATTTGCATTGGTCTGGGCTGCAGGAACCCTGATCGGCGCGGAGGCGACCGACGGATCAGGGGTCAGGGCGCCGCGATCCGGCACCACCGCCTCGCGCTTGCCGGGCAAGACGGTCTCGTCATTCCCGGCACCGAACATGCTCTTGACCGACGAGCATCCCGACAGCACGAGCAGCGGCAGAACCACGCCGGTCAGGAGCAAGCGCCGACGGGTGGGCACGGCTGAACTGGCGGGGTTTCGTGTGTTGGATCGGTGCATGCCTGCTTCCGTTACTCTGAACTGGAGTTGGAATTCCCGGCCGGAGCCGATGACGTATTGCTCTCGCCGTCCGCGGCCGGAGCCTGAGGAGCAGCCGCGCCCGAATTCGGCGCAGCAGCCTCTGGGGCAGCCGGGGCTGCAGGGGCTTGTGAATGATTGGCGGCTGGGGTCTCGCTGGCACCACCAGCGGGCGCTTGCGAGCTTGTTGCGCTTTTCGCGGCCATGGCCGCTGTGACCAATGCGGAGACGATCTGCGCTCTCTGCCTGGAGCCCATCGAGGCGCGCGGATCGCCCATGATTTCGCTGAGCAGGCTATTGGCGGTTTCGAGATCGCCTGTGCGATAGGCGGCGAGCGCAACGATCTCTCGCGCCGCATTCCGCCAGGGATTGCCCTCGGCAATGAGCGACCCAACCCGCTGCTTCAAGTCGTCCGGCGTGGCCGTATCCACAAGCAGGAAGCCGGCGCGGATGCGCGCCAGATCGCGCAGGGCAGGGGGCGCGTTTTCGTCTGCCGCAATACCGTCATAAGCGGCAACCGCGCCCGGAATGTCATTGCGTGATGCTTTGAGCGCTGC from Rhodoligotrophos sp. CJ14 encodes:
- a CDS encoding tetratricopeptide repeat protein, which encodes MSEESLIREVEEEVRKEQIKRLWDRFGVYILGLCFVVILGVGGYKLWQYYERQQALTAGQQYVEAMELADQGKMEEAQAAFAKLAESSREGPKTLAILQEAALKASRNDIPGAVAAYDGIAADENAPPALRDLARIRAGFLLVDTATPDDLKQRVGSLIAEGNPWRNAAREIVALAAYRTGDLETANSLLSEIMGDPRASMGSRQRAQIVSALVTAAMAAKSATSSQAPAGGASETPAANHSQAPAAPAAPEAAAPNSGAAAPQAPAADGESNTSSAPAGNSNSSSE
- a CDS encoding PQQ-binding-like beta-propeller repeat protein codes for the protein MHRSNTRNPASSAVPTRRRLLLTGVVLPLLVLSGCSSVKSMFGAGNDETVLPGKREAVVPDRGALTPDPSVASAPIRVPAAQTNANWAQPGGLPTNAYQNLSLGGNLAVAWSTSIGEGSDRDGALSAPPIVVGGRVYALDTRATLSAFDASSGGRVWTTSLVPQGRSAEGAFGGGLASDGRRIFATTGLGEVIAIDSSNGAVIWRKSVAVPVRAAPTVVNGRVFAVNVNNQVFAFSTENGAEVWRFEGVGEQAAVISNTSPAVANDTVVAPYTSGELIAFRESDGIPKWGDALTTLTGLSSTASLNNIGGRPVIEGNQVLAISHAGRMGAFSLSDGTRQWTQDLSGTQTPWVAGDTVFVVSNRNLLVALSRSNGHVRWSASLPSGQRWAGPVMGGGRLIAVSSTGAVIFANPENGQVINQIALERPVYIPPVIANNTLYILADDGTLIAMR